Proteins from one Chitinophaga oryzae genomic window:
- a CDS encoding RagB/SusD family nutrient uptake outer membrane protein produces the protein MKKYHKHKWLLLLVAATTLISACGKQFLDEQPPTSVSIEKGILTDTDMMEALAGLYRNLDNYFLFGRNAVVFGDLLADNVYLSSTNSSRLLTQYSYTFIVSSPETRLLWAQSYYSILQANRIIGARININNNVNQLRGEAYTLRALCYLNLVNWFATPYTVRPSADGVPLVTLSTDVGGAFIKPARNTVAQVYDQIISDLDSAYQIMPDATPSIHTASSNFITKQAVKALQARAYLYKADYAKARDAALLVVKNGGYTLAADAGSFNAYWSSSAARTDKLETIFELNNSAAANNGPEGMDYMYSRNGLGDLLVTDDTYALYTATDKRRSLIIDSLRGGYQAYIVNKYQNAGKTDKDEVKLLRYAEVLLTLAESYARLGDEANALLYLNKVAQNRDAALAPYTYSGPALTDAILLERRKELAFEGLRFFDLTRTNAEIHRQNMGVKGYTSYPTVKTTDFRRLQPIPEVETGANPNIAQNPGY, from the coding sequence ATGAAGAAATACCATAAACATAAATGGTTGCTGCTACTGGTGGCCGCCACCACCCTGATAAGCGCCTGCGGCAAACAGTTCCTCGATGAACAGCCCCCTACTTCCGTTTCCATAGAGAAAGGTATTCTCACCGATACAGATATGATGGAAGCGCTGGCCGGCCTGTACAGAAACCTCGACAACTATTTCCTTTTCGGCCGCAATGCGGTCGTATTCGGTGACCTGCTGGCGGATAACGTATACCTCAGCAGCACCAATTCCAGCCGCCTCCTGACGCAATACAGTTATACATTTATCGTATCCAGCCCGGAAACCAGGTTGCTGTGGGCGCAGAGCTATTACAGCATCCTGCAGGCCAACAGGATCATTGGCGCCCGTATCAATATCAACAATAACGTCAACCAGTTAAGAGGCGAGGCTTATACCCTCCGGGCGTTGTGCTACCTGAACCTTGTCAACTGGTTCGCTACGCCATACACCGTGAGGCCTTCCGCCGACGGGGTGCCGCTGGTCACTCTCTCCACCGATGTAGGCGGCGCCTTTATCAAACCGGCACGCAACACGGTTGCCCAGGTGTATGATCAGATCATCAGCGATCTGGACAGCGCCTATCAGATCATGCCCGACGCCACTCCATCCATCCATACCGCCAGCTCCAACTTCATCACCAAACAGGCCGTAAAAGCCTTACAGGCGCGTGCCTACCTGTACAAAGCCGATTATGCCAAAGCCCGCGACGCCGCCCTGCTGGTGGTGAAGAACGGCGGCTATACGCTGGCGGCCGACGCCGGCAGCTTTAACGCCTACTGGTCATCCTCCGCCGCACGCACCGACAAGCTGGAGACCATTTTTGAACTGAACAACTCCGCCGCCGCCAACAACGGTCCGGAAGGAATGGATTACATGTACTCCCGCAACGGCCTGGGCGACCTGCTCGTCACCGATGACACCTATGCCCTTTATACGGCCACGGACAAACGCCGTTCACTGATCATCGACAGCCTCCGTGGCGGCTATCAGGCGTATATTGTCAACAAATACCAGAATGCCGGTAAAACAGACAAGGACGAAGTTAAGCTGCTACGCTATGCAGAAGTACTGCTAACACTGGCTGAATCCTACGCCAGGCTGGGCGACGAAGCTAACGCCCTGCTTTATCTGAATAAAGTGGCACAAAACCGCGATGCCGCACTGGCGCCCTACACCTATAGCGGCCCTGCACTGACCGATGCCATCCTGCTGGAAAGACGCAAAGAGCTGGCCTTTGAAGGACTTCGTTTTTTTGACCTTACCCGTACCAACGCAGAAATACACCGTCAGAACATGGGCGTAAAAGGCTATACCAGTTATCCTACCGTAAAAACCACCGACTTCAGAAGGCTGCAGCCCATCCCTGAAGTGGAAACAGGGGCTAACCCAAATATCGCCCAGAATCCGGGCTACTAA
- a CDS encoding HAD family hydrolase translates to MKTNKIRCVIFDCDGVLVDSEIIGIRVLLGLAAEYGVTMDEGEAVRFMSGRNLAESVAALQALTDRPFADDFIEQYRTRSYALFEKEVKPVEGIREVLEQLTLPFCVASSGPVKKIELNLRLTGLLPFFEGKIFSAYTINSWKPDPGIFLHAAATMGYPPADCVVVEDSLAGIQAAKAGGFRALGYASEHSAGYLEAAGAEVFYSMKELPRLL, encoded by the coding sequence ATGAAGACTAACAAGATAAGATGCGTCATATTTGATTGCGATGGTGTACTGGTAGACAGTGAAATTATTGGTATCCGCGTGTTACTGGGGCTGGCAGCGGAATACGGCGTCACTATGGATGAAGGGGAGGCTGTCCGTTTTATGAGCGGCCGAAACCTGGCGGAGTCTGTAGCTGCGCTGCAGGCGCTGACTGACCGCCCCTTCGCGGATGATTTTATTGAGCAGTACCGTACCCGTTCTTACGCGCTGTTTGAAAAAGAAGTAAAGCCGGTAGAAGGTATCCGGGAAGTACTGGAGCAGCTCACGCTGCCTTTCTGTGTGGCGTCCAGCGGCCCGGTGAAGAAGATAGAGCTGAACCTGCGGTTGACGGGACTGCTGCCTTTTTTTGAAGGGAAAATATTCAGCGCCTATACGATCAACAGCTGGAAGCCGGACCCTGGTATTTTCCTGCACGCTGCTGCTACCATGGGTTATCCGCCTGCCGACTGCGTTGTGGTGGAAGATAGCCTTGCCGGCATACAAGCCGCTAAAGCAGGCGGGTTCCGTGCATTGGGATATGCCAGTGAACACAGTGCGGGTTATCTGGAAGCGGCGGGTGCGGAGGTGTTTTATTCGATGAAGGAATTACCCCGTTTGCTGTAA
- a CDS encoding DUF692 domain-containing protein has product MSKLVSTVACNLDNNILAACLPLMEAAKVEAIEWSFDALYAVENVPAWFEELLNVFSEENRLIGHGVFFSLFSGRWLPEQQQWLDHLKTVSRHYRFDHVTEHFGFMTGKDFHHGAPLNIPYTPVTLGIGRDRLKRMQDACGCPVGLENLAFSYSLEEVKRHGDFLNELLEPVNGFVILDLHNLYCQAHNFDLSFEALKDLYPLHRVREIHISGGSWDESEATPGKTIRRDTHDDAVPATVFNYLDKAIDLCPSLKYVVLEQLGSGLASEESRSAFRNDFLRMDQLLNNKNKSTVPLNSFLPEALQIPAQAQEDETLYRQQLELSQILETAASFGATMKALQASSLAHSDWQIESWDPAMIETAAKIAQKWKRKTTNP; this is encoded by the coding sequence GTGTCGAAATTAGTTTCAACAGTCGCCTGTAATCTAGACAACAACATCCTGGCCGCCTGCCTTCCTTTGATGGAGGCGGCCAAGGTTGAAGCCATCGAATGGTCTTTCGATGCGCTGTATGCCGTAGAGAACGTGCCTGCCTGGTTTGAAGAGCTGCTGAACGTCTTCAGCGAAGAAAACAGATTGATCGGTCATGGTGTCTTTTTCTCTCTTTTTTCCGGGAGATGGTTACCGGAACAACAACAGTGGCTGGACCATCTGAAGACCGTCAGCCGTCATTACCGCTTCGATCATGTGACCGAGCACTTTGGCTTTATGACAGGTAAGGACTTTCACCACGGCGCACCATTAAATATTCCCTATACGCCGGTAACCCTCGGTATCGGGCGCGATCGGCTGAAACGTATGCAGGATGCCTGCGGATGCCCGGTAGGACTGGAGAACCTGGCTTTCTCCTATTCGCTGGAAGAAGTGAAAAGACACGGTGATTTCCTCAACGAGCTACTGGAACCGGTCAACGGCTTTGTCATCCTCGACCTGCATAACCTCTACTGTCAGGCCCATAACTTCGATCTTTCTTTTGAAGCGCTGAAAGACCTGTATCCGCTGCACCGCGTCCGGGAAATACATATCTCCGGCGGCAGCTGGGACGAGTCGGAAGCCACGCCGGGCAAGACCATCCGCCGCGATACCCACGATGATGCCGTACCCGCAACGGTCTTTAACTATCTCGATAAAGCGATAGACCTGTGTCCCTCTCTCAAATACGTGGTATTGGAGCAGCTGGGCTCCGGGCTGGCCAGCGAGGAAAGCCGGTCAGCCTTTCGCAACGATTTCCTCCGGATGGACCAGCTCCTCAATAACAAAAACAAGAGCACTGTTCCGCTGAATAGTTTCCTGCCGGAAGCCCTGCAGATACCGGCACAAGCGCAGGAAGACGAAACGTTGTACCGGCAGCAGCTGGAGCTGTCGCAGATCCTGGAAACGGCGGCTTCTTTCGGCGCAACCATGAAGGCGCTGCAAGCGTCTTCCCTGGCGCATTCCGACTGGCAGATAGAAAGCTGGGACCCGGCTATGATTGAGACGGCGGCGAAGATTGCACAGAAATGGAAGCGGAAAACAACAAACCCCTGA
- a CDS encoding chryseobasin-related MNIO class RiPP peptide — MKLPKSLLGAILVGLTLQTATSCKKEKLPTAQEEKKKQEEEFKKRFPDGCPACGMG; from the coding sequence ATGAAATTGCCAAAATCATTACTGGGAGCTATCCTGGTGGGACTCACCCTGCAAACTGCCACATCGTGTAAAAAAGAAAAGCTTCCTACAGCGCAGGAAGAAAAGAAAAAACAGGAAGAAGAATTTAAGAAAAGATTCCCCGACGGCTGCCCCGCGTGCGGTATGGGTTGA
- a CDS encoding chryseobasin-related MNIO class RiPP peptide, giving the protein MHLSKSLLGAILAGITLQAAPSCNAPKAPATKEEKKEVKSDSVPAKQDTSKPQLAGDGCPACGMG; this is encoded by the coding sequence ATGCATCTGTCGAAATCGTTGTTAGGAGCTATTCTGGCGGGTATTACCCTCCAAGCTGCCCCTTCCTGTAATGCACCCAAAGCTCCTGCCACCAAAGAGGAGAAAAAAGAAGTAAAAAGCGATTCGGTTCCTGCAAAACAAGATACATCGAAGCCGCAGCTGGCAGGTGACGGCTGCCCCGCGTGCGGTATGGGCTGA
- a CDS encoding helix-turn-helix transcriptional regulator yields MYLEALLPHATLVREDKAKNYRQAAYMLSPESGLQGTFEHTVLDGFEINYSHLSVSRRTAVELRAGRSCVEMHFSMSGRFVARNDELRKPVQVAALQHSLFPVPEKLSTHFEYQTGEHPLVKVDILFDRHYFESISHEECTVHTALLKQLARNEMKLEDTGMLHVTPQMLSVLTDMITSRRTGYFGKMLMEARVLELFMLQTEAFRDKFPGKGCGYLLQSSQDIEKLYFIKELIDKEPETDHSLRKLSRQAGLNIFKLKNGFKSEFGDTVFGYIHHLRMEKARKMLQEGEQVSTVAYLLGYTSPNNFSTAFRKRFGVSPGKFKG; encoded by the coding sequence ATGTACCTCGAAGCTTTATTACCACATGCTACTTTAGTCAGGGAAGACAAAGCAAAGAATTACCGGCAGGCAGCTTATATGCTGTCGCCGGAATCCGGGCTGCAGGGCACCTTTGAACATACCGTTCTGGATGGATTTGAGATCAATTACAGCCATCTGTCGGTTTCGAGGCGTACTGCCGTGGAGCTGCGCGCCGGCAGGTCCTGCGTGGAGATGCATTTTTCCATGAGTGGCCGGTTTGTGGCCCGTAATGATGAACTCCGGAAACCGGTACAGGTAGCGGCGCTGCAACACAGCCTTTTCCCTGTGCCCGAAAAACTGTCTACCCACTTCGAATACCAAACCGGCGAACACCCGTTGGTGAAGGTGGATATTCTGTTTGACCGGCATTATTTTGAGTCGATCTCCCACGAGGAATGTACGGTACATACCGCGCTGCTCAAACAGCTGGCCCGCAATGAGATGAAGCTGGAAGACACCGGGATGCTGCATGTAACGCCGCAAATGCTCTCTGTGCTGACCGATATGATCACTTCCAGGCGTACCGGCTATTTCGGTAAAATGCTGATGGAAGCCAGGGTGCTGGAGCTGTTTATGTTACAAACGGAAGCGTTCCGGGATAAGTTCCCCGGCAAAGGCTGCGGTTACCTGTTGCAAAGTTCCCAGGATATAGAGAAGCTCTATTTCATTAAAGAGCTCATAGATAAAGAGCCGGAAACGGACCATTCTCTCCGGAAACTGAGCCGTCAGGCCGGGTTAAACATCTTCAAACTGAAAAATGGTTTTAAAAGTGAGTTTGGGGATACCGTATTCGGTTACATCCACCACCTCCGGATGGAGAAAGCACGGAAAATGTTGCAGGAAGGGGAGCAGGTCAGCACGGTGGCCTACCTGCTGGGATATACCAGCCCCAATAATTTCAGTACAGCTTTCCGCAAAAGATTCGGGGTGTCTCCGGGTAAATTCAAAGGGTAA
- a CDS encoding DHA2 family efflux MFS transporter permease subunit, with amino-acid sequence MTQSDTMTEYGMRRVIITLTAMLCAILELLDTTIVNVALNDLQGNLGATLSEVSWVVTAYGIGNVILIPMTSWLSRQFGRRNYFAASIFLFTLCSLLCGMAGSIPELALFRFLQGIGGGALLATSQTIITESYPVEKRGTANLIFMMSVIVGPAMGPLIGGYIIDHYSWPLIFYINVPLGILAILLTLQYVRSPSYDNKLPAADVDWPGIVLLTVMVGSLQYVLEKGQEEDWFSNRTIITLSVTAGIGAILFIWRELSCSHPIVSLRVLRNRNLAAGTAFSFIYGFGSYGSTFIVPLFTQSQLNWPATDAGLLVCLTSLTSLLIFPLTNKLLKSGVKPQYMMSCGMIIFFANCYMSAHILTPETGFQTFFWVLIFRYFGLNMILLSISAIAFSTLQTREIAEGAAFTGMTRQLGGSFGIAIITTFIVRRNMLHRGQLLSHLSADEPGMLARLHQTTQAFKAQGFQEDVATGHAHKLLDMVVLKQSTLLSYMDVYIVIGFLFLSCVPFILLLKNGKAAAVADAH; translated from the coding sequence ATGACACAGTCAGATACCATGACAGAATACGGGATGCGGCGGGTCATTATCACGCTCACCGCTATGCTGTGCGCCATTCTGGAACTGCTGGACACCACAATTGTCAATGTGGCCCTGAACGACCTGCAGGGAAATCTGGGCGCCACCCTCTCTGAAGTCAGCTGGGTAGTGACAGCCTACGGTATCGGCAATGTGATCCTGATCCCGATGACCAGCTGGCTGTCCCGGCAATTTGGCCGCCGCAACTATTTTGCGGCTTCCATCTTCCTGTTTACGCTCTGTTCACTGCTGTGCGGCATGGCCGGCAGCATCCCTGAGCTGGCGTTGTTCCGCTTTCTGCAGGGCATCGGCGGCGGCGCCCTGCTGGCTACTTCGCAGACAATCATCACAGAGTCCTATCCCGTTGAAAAAAGAGGAACGGCCAACCTCATCTTTATGATGAGCGTCATTGTGGGTCCGGCTATGGGGCCGCTCATCGGCGGATACATCATCGACCACTACAGCTGGCCGCTGATTTTCTACATCAATGTCCCGCTGGGCATCCTCGCCATCCTGCTGACATTACAATATGTGCGGTCACCCAGCTATGACAATAAGCTGCCGGCCGCCGATGTGGACTGGCCGGGCATTGTATTGCTGACCGTTATGGTAGGCTCCCTGCAGTATGTGCTGGAAAAGGGACAGGAGGAAGACTGGTTCAGCAACCGTACCATCATCACCCTGTCTGTCACCGCCGGCATCGGCGCCATATTGTTCATCTGGCGAGAGCTGTCCTGCTCCCATCCCATCGTTTCCCTCAGGGTGCTTCGCAACAGGAACCTGGCAGCCGGCACCGCTTTCTCGTTCATCTATGGCTTCGGGTCGTACGGGTCAACGTTTATCGTGCCGCTATTTACGCAGTCGCAGCTCAACTGGCCCGCCACCGACGCAGGGCTGCTGGTATGCCTTACCTCCCTTACCAGCCTGCTGATCTTTCCGCTGACCAACAAGCTGTTAAAGTCCGGCGTCAAACCACAATACATGATGAGCTGCGGCATGATCATCTTCTTTGCGAACTGCTATATGAGCGCCCACATCCTCACGCCGGAAACCGGCTTTCAGACATTCTTCTGGGTGCTGATATTCCGGTATTTCGGACTTAACATGATCCTGTTGTCCATCAGCGCCATCGCCTTTTCCACCTTACAGACACGGGAGATAGCAGAAGGCGCCGCCTTTACCGGCATGACGCGGCAACTGGGCGGGTCCTTCGGCATCGCCATCATCACCACTTTTATTGTCCGGAGAAACATGCTGCATCGCGGGCAATTGCTCTCGCACCTGAGCGCAGACGAGCCGGGCATGCTGGCACGGCTGCATCAGACTACGCAGGCCTTTAAAGCCCAGGGCTTCCAGGAAGATGTTGCCACCGGTCATGCACATAAACTGCTGGATATGGTCGTCCTCAAACAATCTACTTTATTGTCTTACATGGATGTCTACATCGTTATCGGTTTTCTCTTTCTCAGCTGTGTGCCTTTTATCCTGTTACTGAAAAACGGAAAAGCAGCCGCCGTTGCGGATGCTCACTGA
- a CDS encoding TolC family protein has translation MNAIKTGRVLLYLSLVLWWPLRHNGQTPVLLLDSAINRGLAHSHTLRLDKAAITASIQRYQQAKDASLPTGSISATFSHMEVPADHIELGSLDWTLGKRGETYMAHAGIKQTIYEGNKLRYARKSALLLLQLSNLDLEQHTTEVAYAIAELYHDLYRIHRHLQVSQQQAQAVDSLVRQATDLYEQGIVTQNDVLRFRLQRSEIQIARTQLEAERRTIQYSLNVLLGFPEDTVVTPAPVQPPFQAGNTLDTFLAQAFRQRQELKQSTVQYSLDQYHLRSLKAEQLPTLSGSITADYIHAGAAFIPPAGSYLTPISAGVTVAWNFSSLWSARHQISQAKVRQDQTLILRDQLKEHIRQEVNACYQRYEQAVQTILLLQSAIEQAAENNRIQSDRYQYNTTSVTDLIDANSRLYQAMANIEIARSDASLAWFRLLKATGSITTSY, from the coding sequence ATGAATGCAATTAAAACAGGACGGGTGCTCTTATACCTGTCGCTTGTCCTCTGGTGGCCTCTTCGGCACAACGGGCAAACACCAGTGCTCCTTCTCGACAGCGCCATTAACAGGGGACTGGCCCACAGCCATACGCTACGGCTGGACAAGGCCGCTATCACCGCTTCCATACAGCGGTACCAGCAGGCAAAAGATGCCAGTCTCCCCACCGGCAGCATCAGCGCTACTTTCAGTCATATGGAAGTGCCGGCAGACCATATTGAGCTGGGCAGCCTCGACTGGACGCTGGGCAAACGCGGCGAAACCTACATGGCCCATGCAGGTATCAAACAAACTATCTACGAAGGCAACAAGCTCCGGTATGCCCGGAAATCCGCTTTGCTGCTTCTGCAATTGTCCAACCTGGACCTGGAACAGCATACCACGGAAGTAGCCTATGCTATCGCGGAGCTATACCACGACCTGTATAGAATCCATCGTCACCTGCAGGTATCACAACAACAGGCGCAGGCTGTCGACAGCCTGGTGCGGCAAGCCACTGATCTGTACGAACAGGGTATTGTCACCCAAAATGATGTTTTGCGTTTCAGGCTGCAACGCTCGGAAATACAAATAGCCCGTACACAACTGGAAGCAGAACGCCGTACCATACAATACAGCCTCAATGTATTGCTGGGTTTCCCGGAAGACACGGTAGTAACACCTGCACCGGTACAACCGCCGTTCCAGGCCGGCAATACACTGGACACCTTTCTGGCCCAGGCCTTCCGGCAGCGGCAGGAACTGAAACAGTCAACCGTACAGTACTCACTGGACCAGTACCATCTGCGCAGCCTCAAAGCAGAACAACTGCCCACTCTTTCCGGCAGTATCACCGCTGACTATATTCATGCAGGCGCTGCTTTTATCCCGCCGGCAGGCTCCTATCTGACACCTATCTCGGCAGGCGTCACGGTAGCCTGGAACTTCTCTTCGCTATGGTCTGCGCGGCATCAGATTTCTCAGGCGAAGGTCCGGCAGGACCAGACGCTGATCCTGCGCGACCAGCTGAAAGAGCACATACGCCAGGAAGTAAATGCCTGCTACCAGCGCTACGAACAAGCCGTTCAGACGATACTCCTGCTGCAATCGGCAATTGAGCAGGCCGCAGAAAACAACCGTATACAATCGGACCGCTATCAGTACAACACCACTTCTGTCACCGATCTGATCGATGCCAACAGCCGCTTGTATCAGGCGATGGCCAACATAGAAATAGCACGTTCTGACGCCAGCCTCGCATGGTTCCGGTTATTAAAAGCCACCGGTAGTATTACAACATCCTACTAA
- a CDS encoding HlyD family secretion protein gives MEENRKKKKMLLPVILLVAVIAGVIIGINRYQYYSTHEETDDAQIDGDLSVVVSRAGGYIDSIYFEDNQRVIKDQLLIKLEDREYHLKLEQALAAHKLASSRIDVAATQVATSEAASSGYKAETEAAKAKLWQAEQDFARYSALVAKGAVPRQQYDQAKTNRDAAAAAYAAANGQYHTALQQIGNHRSQLQVTHTAVHREAVDVDYAQLMLSYTHITAPVTGPVTKRKAQPGQLIQPGQTLFSVVDEKSLYVTANFKETQLTHIRPGQPVKIRVDAYPDLELNGTVHNFAATTGAKVALLPPDNATGNFVKVVQRIPVKIKINAVDTTLRLLRPGMNVEVTVTTR, from the coding sequence ATGGAAGAAAACAGGAAAAAGAAAAAAATGCTACTGCCAGTTATCTTACTGGTAGCAGTTATCGCCGGTGTCATTATCGGGATAAACAGGTACCAGTATTACAGCACACACGAAGAAACAGATGACGCACAGATTGACGGAGACCTGAGTGTGGTGGTATCCCGTGCCGGCGGTTACATCGATTCTATTTATTTTGAAGACAACCAGCGGGTGATAAAAGATCAGTTGCTCATTAAACTGGAAGACAGGGAATACCACCTGAAACTGGAGCAGGCGCTGGCCGCGCATAAGCTCGCCAGTTCCCGCATCGATGTCGCCGCCACCCAGGTGGCCACATCAGAAGCTGCGTCCTCCGGTTATAAAGCGGAAACAGAAGCCGCCAAAGCGAAGCTGTGGCAGGCAGAACAGGACTTTGCCCGCTATTCCGCACTGGTCGCCAAAGGCGCCGTTCCGCGGCAGCAATACGATCAGGCCAAAACCAACAGAGATGCGGCAGCCGCTGCTTATGCCGCCGCCAATGGCCAATACCATACCGCCCTTCAGCAGATCGGTAACCACCGCTCACAGCTGCAGGTCACCCATACCGCCGTCCACCGCGAAGCAGTAGACGTGGACTATGCACAGCTGATGCTGTCATATACGCACATCACCGCACCGGTGACCGGCCCTGTCACCAAGCGGAAAGCGCAGCCAGGGCAACTGATACAACCGGGGCAAACACTTTTTTCTGTCGTTGATGAAAAGAGCCTCTATGTAACGGCAAATTTTAAGGAAACACAGCTGACCCATATACGCCCGGGACAACCGGTAAAAATCCGGGTAGATGCCTACCCCGACCTGGAACTCAATGGTACCGTACATAATTTCGCGGCCACCACCGGCGCGAAAGTTGCACTGCTGCCGCCGGACAACGCCACCGGCAATTTCGTAAAAGTAGTGCAGCGTATTCCGGTGAAAATAAAAATAAACGCCGTCGATACCACACTGCGTTTATTACGGCCAGGCATGAACGTAGAAGTAACCGTAACTACGCGTTAA
- a CDS encoding winged helix-turn-helix transcriptional regulator — MYVKKLPELDYGVATTIKALGGKWKACILDCIHLGIRRPSELCRNIPGASLRVLSQQLKELEACHIVYKKVYAEVPLRVEYYLTSWGESLWPVIVAMNEWGNAYLHHYCDSLPQPGAARCEES, encoded by the coding sequence ATGTATGTCAAAAAGTTACCCGAACTGGACTATGGCGTAGCCACCACCATCAAAGCCCTCGGCGGCAAGTGGAAAGCGTGCATACTGGACTGTATCCATCTGGGCATACGCCGTCCCAGTGAGCTTTGCCGTAATATCCCCGGCGCCTCCCTCCGGGTGCTGAGCCAGCAGTTAAAAGAGCTGGAAGCCTGTCATATCGTTTACAAAAAGGTATATGCGGAAGTGCCGCTGCGGGTGGAATATTATCTTACCAGCTGGGGTGAGTCCCTGTGGCCTGTTATCGTAGCTATGAACGAATGGGGCAACGCCTACCTGCACCATTACTGCGACAGCCTGCCGCAACCAGGCGCTGCGCGCTGTGAAGAATCGTGA